Proteins encoded together in one Bacteroides ovatus window:
- a CDS encoding ABC transporter ATP-binding protein, which produces MEHIIECNNLTHYYGKRLIYENLSFTVPKGRILGLLGKNGTGKTTTINILSGYLKPRSGECRIFGQEIQTMAPALRRNIGLLIEGHVQYQFMTITEIEKFYAAFYPGQWKKEAYYELMNKLKVAPGQRISRMSCGQRSQVALGLILAQNPELLVLDDFSLGLDPGYRRLFVDYLRDYARSEGKTVFLTSHIIQDMERLVDDCIIMDYGKILIQKPIVELLEKGRRYTFTIPEGYELPASDDFYHPSVMRNQLETFSFLQPTETEAKLKSMSVPYTNFHSEQVNLEDAFIGLTGKY; this is translated from the coding sequence ATGGAACATATTATCGAATGTAACAATCTGACGCACTATTACGGCAAACGGTTGATTTACGAAAATCTTAGTTTCACAGTACCCAAAGGACGCATCCTGGGACTGTTGGGAAAGAACGGTACGGGCAAGACCACCACTATCAATATCTTGAGCGGTTACCTGAAACCCCGTTCGGGAGAATGTCGCATCTTCGGACAGGAGATACAGACAATGGCACCGGCTCTGCGTCGCAATATCGGACTGCTCATCGAAGGTCATGTGCAATATCAATTCATGACCATCACCGAGATAGAGAAATTCTACGCAGCTTTCTACCCCGGTCAATGGAAAAAGGAAGCGTACTATGAACTGATGAATAAGTTGAAAGTCGCTCCCGGACAACGTATCTCACGTATGTCATGCGGACAGCGCTCACAAGTTGCCCTCGGACTTATCCTTGCACAAAACCCGGAACTTCTAGTATTGGACGACTTCTCACTCGGACTCGATCCCGGTTACCGCCGCTTGTTTGTCGACTATCTCCGTGACTATGCCCGCTCGGAAGGGAAAACCGTCTTCCTGACCTCACATATCATTCAGGATATGGAACGACTCGTTGATGACTGTATTATCATGGACTACGGAAAGATACTGATTCAGAAACCAATCGTCGAATTACTGGAAAAAGGACGTCGCTACACTTTCACTATTCCCGAAGGTTATGAACTTCCTGCGTCTGATGATTTCTATCATCCTTCTGTCATGCGAAACCAGTTGGAGACCTTCTCCTTCCTGCAACCGACAGAGACAGAAGCAAAACTGAAATCAATGTCAGTGCCTTACACTAATTTTCATAGTGAACAGGTAAATTTGGAGGATGCATTTATCGGCCTGACAGGCAAATACTGA
- a CDS encoding PepSY-associated TM helix domain-containing protein: protein MEWSSTVRKWSRLIHRDLSFFFSGMVLIYAISGIVMNHRDTINPNFSITRKEYKIAEKLPDKAGMSKEKVLTLLEPLGETGNYTKFYFPKTDVMKVFLKGGSNLLVNVKTGEAVYESVTRRPLIGAMSRLHYNPGQWWTYFADIFAIALIIITLSGIIMLKGNKGIIGRGGIEVIVGILIPILFLFFF, encoded by the coding sequence ATGGAGTGGAGTAGTACTGTTCGTAAATGGAGCCGGCTCATACACCGTGACCTGTCATTTTTCTTTTCCGGAATGGTATTGATATATGCCATTTCCGGAATTGTAATGAATCACCGTGATACGATTAATCCGAACTTCTCCATCACGCGGAAAGAATATAAAATAGCGGAAAAGCTACCGGACAAAGCAGGAATGAGTAAAGAGAAAGTACTTACTCTACTGGAACCTTTGGGAGAAACCGGCAACTATACCAAATTTTACTTCCCGAAAACGGACGTAATGAAAGTCTTCCTGAAAGGCGGCTCCAATCTCCTGGTAAACGTGAAGACAGGAGAAGCGGTATATGAATCCGTCACCCGCCGCCCGCTTATCGGAGCAATGTCCCGTTTACATTACAACCCGGGACAATGGTGGACTTACTTTGCTGATATTTTCGCCATCGCTCTTATTATCATTACTCTCTCCGGCATCATCATGCTGAAAGGAAATAAGGGTATTATCGGCAGAGGAGGAATTGAAGTCATTGTCGGAATCTTGATTCCCATTCTTTTCCTTTTCTTCTTTTGA